A single window of Streptomyces cathayae DNA harbors:
- the pcrA gene encoding DNA helicase PcrA — protein MSSLFDDSFLADLQAQRGPGGEPPPPPEDDHAPEEVPDDLFGGKFDVPPDRDTHYRDGAPRPVLDPAALLEGLNENQRAAVTHSGSPLLIVAGAGSGKTRVLTHRIAHLLAARGVHPGQILAITFTNKAAGEMKERVEQLVGPRAHAMWVMTFHSACVRILRRESKKLGFTSSFSIYDAADSKRLMALVCRDLDLDPKRFPPKSFSAKISNLKNELIDEEDFAAQAADGFEKTLAQAYALYQSRLREANALDFDDLIMTTVNLLRAFPDVAEHYRRRFRHVMVDEYQDTNHAQYALVRELVGSSASPGDVQPGAHELPPAELCVVGDADQSIYAFRGATIRNILQFEEDYPSATTILLEQNYRSTQTILSAANAVIERNESRRPKNLWTNAGTGAQITGYVADTEHDEAQFVSDEIDRLTDAGEAKAGDVAVFYRTNAQSRVFEEIFIRVGLPYKVVGGVRFYERKEVRDVLAYLRVLANPEDSVPLRRILNVPKRGIGDRAEAMIDALSQREKISFPQALRRVDEAYGMAARSTNAVKRFNTLMEDLRTIVESGAGPATVLEAVLERTGYLAELQASTDPQDETRIENLQELAAVALEFEQERGEGESVALSDFLEQVALVADSDQIPDEDEDGSGVITLMTLHTAKGLEFPVVFLTGMEDGVFPHMRALGETKELEEERRLAYVGITRARERLYLTRSTLRSAWGQPSYNPPSRFLEEIPATHLEWKRTGASSPVSSGPVSGVAASLSSSRSRSAASGASGFATRRAAEKPTVSLAAGDRVTHDQFGLGTVVAVKGTGGNAEATIDFGDTKPKRLLLRYAPVEKL, from the coding sequence ATGAGCAGCCTCTTTGACGACAGCTTCCTGGCGGACCTCCAGGCCCAGCGGGGCCCCGGGGGCGAACCCCCGCCGCCGCCCGAGGACGATCATGCGCCGGAGGAGGTTCCGGACGATCTGTTCGGCGGGAAGTTCGACGTGCCGCCGGACCGGGACACCCACTACCGCGACGGCGCCCCGCGCCCGGTGCTGGACCCCGCCGCCCTCCTGGAAGGGCTGAACGAGAACCAGCGGGCCGCCGTCACGCACTCCGGTTCCCCGCTGCTCATCGTGGCCGGCGCCGGCTCCGGCAAGACCCGGGTGCTCACACACCGCATCGCGCACCTGCTCGCCGCGCGGGGCGTCCACCCGGGCCAGATCCTCGCGATCACCTTCACCAACAAGGCCGCCGGCGAGATGAAGGAGCGGGTCGAGCAGCTCGTCGGCCCGCGCGCGCACGCGATGTGGGTCATGACGTTCCACAGTGCCTGTGTGCGCATCCTGCGCCGCGAGAGCAAGAAGCTCGGCTTCACGTCGTCGTTCTCCATCTACGACGCGGCCGACTCCAAGCGCCTGATGGCCCTGGTCTGCCGTGACCTGGACCTCGACCCGAAGCGCTTCCCGCCCAAGTCCTTCAGCGCCAAGATCAGCAATCTGAAGAACGAGCTGATCGACGAGGAGGACTTCGCCGCGCAGGCGGCCGACGGCTTCGAGAAGACGCTCGCCCAGGCCTACGCGCTCTACCAGTCGCGGCTGCGCGAGGCGAACGCGCTGGACTTCGACGACCTGATCATGACGACGGTCAATCTGCTGCGCGCCTTCCCGGACGTCGCCGAGCACTACCGCCGCCGTTTCCGGCACGTCATGGTGGACGAGTACCAGGACACCAACCACGCCCAGTACGCACTCGTGCGCGAGCTGGTCGGCAGCTCTGCGTCCCCCGGTGACGTCCAGCCGGGCGCGCACGAGCTGCCGCCCGCCGAACTGTGCGTGGTGGGCGACGCCGACCAGTCGATCTACGCCTTCCGCGGCGCGACGATCCGCAACATCCTCCAGTTCGAGGAGGACTACCCGAGCGCGACGACGATCCTGCTCGAGCAGAACTACCGCTCCACGCAGACGATCCTCAGCGCCGCCAACGCCGTCATCGAGCGCAACGAGTCCCGCCGACCCAAGAACCTGTGGACCAACGCGGGTACCGGCGCGCAGATCACCGGATACGTCGCCGACACCGAGCACGACGAGGCGCAGTTCGTCTCCGACGAGATAGACCGCCTCACGGACGCGGGCGAGGCCAAGGCCGGGGACGTCGCCGTCTTCTACCGCACCAACGCCCAGTCCCGGGTCTTCGAAGAGATCTTCATCCGGGTCGGCCTGCCCTACAAGGTCGTCGGAGGCGTCCGCTTCTACGAGCGCAAGGAGGTCCGGGACGTCCTGGCCTACCTGCGGGTGCTCGCCAACCCCGAGGACTCGGTGCCGCTGCGCCGCATCCTCAACGTCCCCAAGCGGGGCATCGGTGACCGCGCGGAGGCCATGATCGACGCGCTCTCCCAGCGCGAGAAGATCAGCTTCCCGCAGGCACTGAGGCGCGTCGACGAGGCGTACGGCATGGCCGCGCGCTCCACCAACGCGGTCAAGCGGTTCAACACGCTGATGGAGGACCTCCGTACGATCGTCGAGTCCGGCGCGGGCCCGGCGACCGTCCTGGAGGCGGTCCTCGAACGCACCGGCTACCTCGCCGAGTTGCAGGCCTCCACCGACCCGCAGGACGAGACCCGGATCGAGAACCTCCAGGAACTCGCCGCCGTCGCCCTGGAGTTCGAGCAGGAGCGGGGTGAGGGCGAGTCGGTCGCGCTGTCCGACTTCCTGGAGCAGGTCGCCCTGGTCGCCGACTCCGACCAGATCCCCGACGAGGACGAGGACGGCTCCGGCGTCATCACCCTGATGACCCTGCACACCGCCAAGGGCCTGGAGTTCCCCGTCGTCTTCCTGACCGGCATGGAGGACGGCGTCTTCCCGCACATGCGGGCCCTGGGGGAGACCAAGGAGCTGGAGGAGGAGCGGCGCCTGGCGTACGTCGGCATCACGCGCGCGCGTGAGCGGCTGTACCTCACCCGGTCGACGCTGCGCAGCGCCTGGGGGCAGCCCTCGTACAACCCGCCCTCGCGTTTCCTGGAGGAGATCCCGGCCACCCATCTGGAGTGGAAGCGGACGGGGGCGAGTTCCCCGGTGTCCTCCGGGCCGGTGTCCGGGGTGGCGGCCTCGCTGTCGTCGTCCCGCTCCCGCTCGGCGGCGTCGGGCGCGTCCGGCTTCGCCACGCGCCGGGCCGCCGAGAAGCCGACGGTGTCGCTGGCGGCCGGGGACCGGGTCACGCACGACCAGTTCGGGCTCGGCACCGTCGTCGCGGTGAAGGGCACGGGCGGCAACGCCGAGGCGACGATCGACTTCGGGGACACCAAGCCGAAGCGGCTGCTGCTGCGGTACGCGCCGGTCGAGAAGCTGTAG
- a CDS encoding C40 family peptidase, whose amino-acid sequence MASHRKSRTPGTRVAGKRTPAIATAALTSVALLSQTADAAPSDDGRPSLEEVEKKVDDLYRQAESATEKYNAAKERTTKQRKRVDALLDDVAQRTETLNEAREELGSLAAAQYRTGAGVPDTATFLLADSPQDFFDQSRLMDRMTGRQKEAVDDYVTQQSETMEKRQEAAESLETLTEPQNDLKTAKATVQKKLSTARELLSKLDAEERARLAAAEEKKQEEAARKAAELARQQAEQQQAEEKARQESGTSDASGSSGSSGSSGSTTAPSTPPSTSTPPSTSTPPSTSTDSSYAAKAEKALAFARTQIGKPYVWGATGPGSYDCSGLTQAAWKAAGVTLPRTTYDQVDAGTTVPLSQAQPGDLVFFYDDLTHVGVYVGNGMMIHAPKPGTYVREESVFYDGESSIHSVVRPA is encoded by the coding sequence TTGGCGTCGCACCGCAAGTCGCGCACCCCCGGTACGCGCGTGGCCGGCAAACGGACCCCGGCCATCGCCACGGCGGCCCTGACCTCCGTCGCCCTGCTGTCCCAGACCGCCGACGCCGCCCCCTCGGACGACGGCCGGCCGAGTCTGGAGGAGGTCGAGAAGAAGGTCGACGACCTGTACCGCCAGGCGGAGTCGGCGACCGAGAAGTACAACGCGGCCAAGGAGAGGACCACCAAGCAGCGCAAGCGCGTCGACGCCCTCCTCGACGACGTGGCCCAGCGCACCGAGACGCTCAACGAGGCGCGGGAGGAACTGGGCTCCCTCGCCGCCGCCCAGTACCGGACCGGCGCGGGCGTCCCGGACACGGCGACCTTCCTGCTCGCGGACTCCCCGCAGGACTTCTTCGACCAGAGCCGGCTGATGGACCGGATGACCGGCCGCCAGAAGGAAGCGGTCGACGACTACGTCACCCAGCAGTCCGAGACGATGGAGAAGCGGCAGGAGGCCGCCGAGAGCCTCGAGACGCTCACCGAGCCGCAGAACGATCTGAAGACCGCGAAGGCCACCGTCCAGAAGAAGCTCAGCACCGCGCGCGAGCTGCTGTCGAAGCTGGACGCCGAGGAGAGGGCGCGGCTCGCGGCGGCCGAGGAGAAGAAGCAGGAAGAGGCCGCCCGCAAGGCCGCCGAGCTCGCCCGGCAGCAGGCGGAACAGCAGCAGGCCGAGGAGAAGGCCCGGCAGGAGAGCGGCACGTCCGACGCCTCCGGCTCTTCCGGCTCTTCCGGCTCTTCCGGCTCGACGACCGCCCCGTCGACCCCGCCGTCGACATCGACGCCGCCCTCGACCTCGACGCCTCCCTCGACCTCGACGGACTCCTCCTACGCCGCCAAGGCCGAGAAGGCCCTCGCCTTCGCCCGCACGCAGATCGGCAAGCCCTACGTCTGGGGTGCCACCGGCCCCGGCTCCTACGACTGCTCCGGCCTCACCCAAGCCGCCTGGAAGGCCGCCGGCGTCACCCTTCCCCGCACCACCTACGACCAGGTGGACGCCGGAACCACGGTCCCGCTGTCCCAGGCCCAGCCCGGCGACCTCGTCTTCTTCTACGACGACCTCACGCATGTGGGCGTCTACGTCGGCAACGGCATGATGATCCACGCGCCGAAGCCCGGCACCTACGTCCGCGAGGAGTCGGTCTTCTACGACGGCGAGTCGTCGATCCACAGCGTGGTCCGCCCGGCCTGA
- a CDS encoding tellurite resistance/C4-dicarboxylate transporter family protein, which produces MPASTPSPSSFHAWWAQRSPAAGSAVMATGVVSVALQLAGWEVLSLVFLVVACAAWLGLAAEFVLRLLRERERWVSEAESPSSLTAVAATAVLGTRMSALGHDALAGALLALATVLWPVLLVLVVRRWRPRMPGSVFLACVATQGLAVLSSTLAGAESTAWLARVALVLFWSGLVLYGLALFRFDPRQVLEGAGDHWVAGGAISISSLAGAGLLTADSSRLYLWNDDDLGVLRLTTLVLLVLDLAWYAVLLTAEAVRPRPAYDTRRWATVFPVGMTAAATLSASAALGVPWLDGLGRVLLWVSVAVWLAVAVGAVASARAAITSGPRSAFVRSRARR; this is translated from the coding sequence ATGCCCGCCTCCACCCCCTCACCCTCCTCCTTCCACGCCTGGTGGGCGCAGCGTTCCCCGGCGGCCGGTTCCGCCGTGATGGCGACGGGCGTCGTGTCCGTGGCCCTGCAGCTGGCGGGGTGGGAGGTCCTCTCCCTGGTCTTCCTCGTGGTCGCCTGCGCCGCCTGGCTGGGACTGGCGGCGGAGTTCGTCCTGCGGTTGCTGCGGGAACGGGAGCGGTGGGTCTCGGAGGCGGAGAGCCCGAGTTCGCTCACCGCGGTCGCCGCGACGGCCGTACTCGGCACGCGGATGTCCGCGCTCGGCCACGACGCCCTGGCCGGGGCGCTGCTCGCGCTGGCCACCGTGCTCTGGCCGGTGCTGCTCGTCCTCGTCGTACGACGCTGGCGTCCGCGCATGCCCGGCTCCGTGTTCCTGGCCTGTGTGGCCACGCAGGGGCTCGCCGTCCTGAGCTCCACGCTCGCCGGCGCCGAGTCGACGGCCTGGCTCGCGCGGGTGGCGCTGGTGCTGTTCTGGTCCGGGCTGGTGCTCTACGGGCTCGCCCTGTTCCGCTTCGACCCGCGGCAGGTGCTCGAGGGGGCCGGGGACCACTGGGTCGCGGGCGGCGCCATCTCCATCTCGTCGCTCGCCGGGGCCGGGCTGCTCACCGCCGACAGCTCCCGGCTGTATCTGTGGAACGACGACGACCTCGGTGTCCTGCGCCTGACGACCCTCGTCCTGCTGGTGCTCGACCTGGCCTGGTACGCGGTACTGCTGACCGCCGAGGCCGTCCGGCCGCGGCCGGCCTACGACACACGGCGCTGGGCGACCGTGTTCCCCGTCGGCATGACGGCGGCGGCGACGCTCTCCGCGTCCGCCGCCCTCGGTGTCCCATGGCTCGACGGCCTGGGGCGTGTGCTGCTGTGGGTCTCGGTGGCCGTGTGGCTGGCGGTCGCCGTCGGCGCGGTGGCCTCCGCGCGGGCCGCGATCACGTCCGGTCCACGATCGGCCTTTGTCAGGTCCAGAGCACGGCGATGA
- a CDS encoding DUF397 domain-containing protein yields MGNAGRAVQPGWKCLSQGGACLEVAPSPHTIHVRDSKLGPRSPRFAVAGGAWAAFVAYARTGSLSFEGRGLYVRA; encoded by the coding sequence ATGGGCAATGCCGGCCGCGCTGTTCAGCCAGGTTGGAAATGCCTCAGTCAGGGCGGTGCCTGCCTCGAAGTTGCCCCCTCCCCCCACACCATCCACGTCCGGGACTCGAAGCTCGGCCCCCGGAGCCCACGGTTCGCCGTTGCCGGAGGTGCCTGGGCCGCCTTCGTCGCGTATGCGCGTACCGGAAGCCTGAGCTTCGAGGGGCGGGGGCTTTACGTCAGGGCGTAG
- a CDS encoding GNAT family N-acetyltransferase, whose product MAELGPVAWPPAPIRTERLVLRESEARDRAAFIELFASPEVRTYLGGPRPREELERAVPERPGRRPGLFVIELDGAVIGTVTLDRRDAERPGHLRPDAGEAELGYLFLPEAWGRGYAAEACAAALDWFADALPGEPVVLCTQTANDRSMRLAAKLGFTEVERFEEFGAEQWFGVRSPVTPSG is encoded by the coding sequence ATGGCCGAGCTCGGACCCGTCGCCTGGCCGCCTGCCCCGATCAGGACCGAGCGGCTCGTGCTCCGCGAGTCCGAGGCCCGGGACCGTGCGGCGTTCATCGAACTGTTCGCTTCGCCGGAGGTGCGCACCTACCTCGGCGGTCCTCGACCGCGTGAGGAGCTCGAGCGCGCGGTGCCTGAGAGACCGGGGCGGCGCCCCGGTCTCTTCGTGATCGAGCTCGACGGGGCGGTGATCGGCACGGTCACGCTCGACCGGCGCGACGCGGAGCGTCCGGGACACCTCCGTCCGGATGCCGGGGAGGCCGAACTCGGCTACCTGTTCCTGCCGGAGGCATGGGGACGTGGGTACGCCGCCGAGGCGTGCGCGGCGGCACTCGACTGGTTCGCCGACGCGCTTCCCGGCGAGCCGGTGGTGCTCTGCACCCAGACCGCCAACGACCGTTCGATGCGCCTCGCGGCGAAGCTGGGGTTCACCGAGGTGGAGCGGTTCGAGGAGTTCGGCGCCGAGCAGTGGTTCGGCGTGCGGTCCCCGGTCACGCCGTCCGGTTGA
- a CDS encoding response regulator transcription factor — protein MSEPTEPTGTNGTAGPADGAGRHVRVVLVDDHRMFRTGVQAEIGQTDQTGVEVIGEAADVDQAVTVITATRPEVVLLDVHLPGGGGVEVLRRCAPLMGDTEQPVRFLALSVSDAADDVIGVIRGGARGYVTKTITGTDLIDSIFRVQEGDAVFSPRLAGFVLDAFASTDAPPVDEDLDRLTQREREVLRLIARGYAYKEIAKQLFISVKTVESHVSAVLRKLQLSNRHELTRWATARRLV, from the coding sequence ATGAGCGAGCCCACCGAGCCGACCGGGACGAACGGAACGGCGGGACCGGCCGACGGCGCCGGACGCCATGTGCGTGTCGTCCTCGTCGACGACCACCGCATGTTCCGCACGGGCGTCCAGGCCGAGATCGGACAGACCGACCAGACCGGCGTGGAGGTGATCGGCGAGGCCGCCGACGTCGACCAGGCGGTCACGGTCATCACCGCGACCCGGCCCGAGGTCGTCCTCCTTGACGTGCACCTGCCCGGTGGGGGAGGCGTGGAAGTGCTCCGTCGCTGCGCGCCGCTGATGGGTGACACCGAGCAGCCGGTCCGCTTCCTCGCGCTCTCGGTCTCGGACGCGGCGGACGACGTGATCGGCGTGATCCGGGGCGGTGCCCGCGGATACGTGACCAAGACGATCACCGGGACCGACCTGATCGACTCGATCTTCCGGGTCCAGGAGGGCGACGCCGTCTTCTCCCCCCGCCTGGCCGGCTTCGTCCTCGACGCCTTCGCCTCGACCGACGCCCCGCCGGTCGACGAGGACCTCGACCGCCTCACCCAGCGCGAACGCGAAGTGCTGCGGCTGATCGCCCGCGGCTATGCGTACAAGGAGATCGCCAAGCAGCTCTTCATCTCCGTGAAGACGGTCGAGTCCCACGTCTCGGCGGTCCTGCGCAAACTCCAGCTCTCCAACCGCCACGAACTCACCCGCTGGGCGACGGCCCGGCGCCTGGTCTGA
- a CDS encoding ATP-binding protein — protein MSEAAAAPLVEPRPPRKLYRSGDGRWLGGVARGLAGHLGLPVIWVRLVFVGLFMADGLGALLYAAFWFFVPLGVGGVDAQKPPPLVGTETSPDGRRRLVTRRPDKGQIVALLLMVVVAMGFVGSVDTSNGAKAYLWPTVLVGAGVALVWRQADNARRARWVEVGSRRRTVTLLRGGAGVLLVTAGVSGIFVLRGSGTHLASVLQAALAVLVGITLLAGPYLVRMTQDLSEERLMRIRAQERAEVAAHVHDSVLHTLTLIQRNAESPGEVRRLARAQERDLRTWLYKPEGTGKDEEEEPTTLADAVRRNAAEVEDKHGVPIEVVVVGDCPLDEKTGPQMQAAREAMVNAAKYGGEGGAVQVYAEVEGRTVFVSVRDRGPGFDLDSIPADRMGVRESIIGRMERNGGTARLRAVPDGGTEVELEMERAENTT, from the coding sequence ATGTCGGAAGCCGCAGCAGCGCCACTCGTCGAGCCGCGGCCGCCGCGCAAGCTCTACCGCAGCGGTGATGGACGCTGGCTCGGTGGTGTGGCGCGGGGGCTCGCCGGACACCTCGGGCTGCCCGTGATCTGGGTACGGCTCGTGTTCGTCGGCCTGTTCATGGCCGACGGACTCGGCGCGCTGCTGTACGCCGCGTTCTGGTTCTTCGTACCGCTCGGCGTCGGCGGGGTGGACGCGCAGAAGCCGCCCCCGCTGGTCGGGACCGAGACCTCGCCGGACGGCCGGCGCAGACTCGTCACCCGCAGACCGGACAAGGGCCAGATCGTCGCCCTGCTCCTCATGGTCGTCGTGGCCATGGGCTTCGTCGGCAGTGTGGACACGTCCAACGGCGCCAAGGCCTACCTTTGGCCGACCGTGCTGGTCGGCGCGGGCGTCGCCCTGGTCTGGCGGCAGGCCGACAACGCACGCCGGGCCCGCTGGGTCGAGGTCGGCAGCCGCCGCCGTACGGTCACCCTGCTGCGGGGCGGCGCCGGCGTCCTGCTGGTCACGGCGGGCGTGTCGGGCATCTTCGTCCTGCGGGGCTCCGGTACGCACCTCGCGTCGGTGCTCCAGGCGGCCCTCGCGGTCCTCGTCGGGATCACCCTCCTCGCCGGCCCCTACCTCGTGCGCATGACCCAGGACCTCTCCGAGGAACGGCTGATGCGCATCCGCGCCCAGGAGCGCGCCGAGGTCGCCGCCCACGTCCACGACTCGGTGCTGCACACCCTCACCCTGATCCAGCGCAACGCCGAGAGCCCGGGGGAGGTGCGCCGCCTGGCCCGCGCCCAGGAGCGCGACCTGCGCACCTGGCTCTACAAGCCCGAGGGCACCGGCAAGGACGAGGAGGAGGAGCCCACCACCCTCGCCGACGCCGTGCGGCGCAACGCCGCCGAGGTGGAGGACAAGCACGGCGTCCCCATCGAGGTCGTCGTCGTCGGCGACTGCCCGCTGGACGAGAAGACCGGCCCGCAGATGCAGGCCGCACGCGAAGCCATGGTGAACGCGGCCAAGTACGGTGGCGAGGGGGGTGCCGTACAGGTCTACGCCGAAGTCGAGGGAAGGACGGTCTTCGTGTCCGTCCGGGACCGCGGCCCAGGCTTCGACCTCGACTCGATACCCGCCGACCGTATGGGTGTCAGAGAATCGATCATCGGCCGCATGGAGCGCAACGGCGGCACGGCGCGGCTGCGCGCGGTGCCGGACGGCGGCACGGAGGTCGAGCTGGAGATGGAGAGGGCGGAGAACACGACATGA
- a CDS encoding PspC domain-containing protein — MTDHQHAAPGPGSGSGAVGEAASGGAPQPPGEAGVPEPPHHFRRDRRHQMIGGVCSGLGRQCDMDPVIFRITLAVLSATGGVGLIFYGFAWLIVPYEGEEENEIRRLLTGRVGGHTLAAILFALVGCGAFLTMLNNGGVLSFAVMLSLLLAGAGYWSRQRGTPSPDPLAAQAAADAPPEPQAPPVPAAYSSWWRDPIVKDGTHIGGTGYLWGPGNSRDLDIAAVVDVRLDPHGSGHGAARPPHPRPAKPRGPRGIGGWVFLLALLAAGLGTGLTWQEHPLGTSLQTGLACALAVFGLGVAVSAFLGRTGAGSILLAVITAGLLAASTAVPKDIGTEWMRTNWEPASVAQIRPVYNLGTGSGTLDLSKVRVAEGQTVSTRADVGLGRIHVIVPENVTVRLNVQVGLGDIQLPGDLRKDVDVAPDKREETTLAPPAGVKKAGTLELDLQVGAGQAEVSRATS; from the coding sequence ATGACAGATCACCAGCACGCCGCGCCGGGCCCGGGGTCCGGCTCCGGCGCGGTCGGAGAGGCCGCTTCCGGCGGAGCCCCGCAGCCGCCCGGTGAGGCGGGCGTGCCCGAGCCTCCGCACCATTTCCGGCGCGACCGCCGACACCAGATGATCGGTGGCGTGTGCTCCGGGCTCGGCCGGCAGTGCGACATGGATCCGGTGATCTTCCGCATCACACTGGCGGTGCTCTCCGCCACCGGCGGCGTCGGCCTCATCTTCTACGGCTTCGCCTGGCTCATCGTGCCGTACGAGGGCGAGGAGGAGAACGAGATCCGCAGGCTGCTGACCGGCCGGGTCGGCGGCCACACCCTGGCGGCGATACTTTTCGCGCTGGTCGGCTGCGGCGCCTTCCTCACCATGCTGAACAACGGCGGGGTGCTGAGCTTCGCCGTGATGCTCTCCCTGCTGCTCGCCGGTGCCGGGTACTGGTCCCGGCAGCGCGGTACCCCCAGCCCCGACCCCCTCGCCGCCCAGGCCGCCGCCGACGCTCCGCCGGAGCCCCAGGCGCCGCCGGTTCCCGCCGCCTACTCCTCCTGGTGGCGCGATCCCATCGTCAAGGACGGCACGCACATCGGCGGTACGGGCTATCTGTGGGGCCCGGGGAACTCCCGCGACCTGGACATCGCCGCAGTGGTCGACGTCCGCCTCGACCCCCACGGCTCCGGCCACGGCGCCGCGCGTCCCCCGCACCCCCGGCCGGCCAAGCCGCGAGGGCCCCGTGGGATCGGCGGCTGGGTCTTCCTGCTCGCCCTGCTCGCGGCCGGTCTGGGCACGGGCCTGACATGGCAGGAGCATCCGCTCGGCACCAGCCTGCAGACCGGTCTCGCGTGTGCGCTCGCCGTCTTCGGCCTCGGTGTGGCGGTCAGCGCGTTCCTGGGCCGTACCGGGGCGGGGTCGATCCTCCTGGCGGTCATCACCGCGGGACTGCTGGCCGCCTCCACGGCCGTGCCCAAGGACATCGGCACCGAGTGGATGCGCACCAACTGGGAGCCCGCCTCGGTCGCACAGATACGCCCGGTGTACAACCTGGGCACGGGGAGCGGCACCCTCGATCTGTCCAAGGTGCGGGTGGCCGAGGGGCAGACCGTGTCGACACGGGCCGACGTCGGCCTGGGCCGCATCCACGTGATCGTGCCCGAGAACGTGACCGTGCGGCTGAACGTCCAGGTCGGACTGGGCGACATCCAGTTGCCGGGCGACCTGCGGAAGGACGTGGACGTGGCACCCGACAAGCGCGAGGAGACCACCCTGGCTCCGCCCGCGGGCGTCAAGAAGGCGGGCACACTCGAGCTGGACCTCCAGGTCGGCGCCGGACAGGCGGAGGTGAGCCGTGCTACGTCATGA